A window of Antricoccus suffuscus genomic DNA:
GTGCGGTGAAAGTCGCACGCCGGGTTCGGAAGGCGGCCTGGGGAAACGGGCCCGGAGTAATTCAGGAACCGCGCCCCAGGCCGACCTAACCACGTCACCGCGTGGCGGGACGGTGGGCCGACGGATATTGATGATCTGACTCTGGTGTGTGGGTATCACCACCGCGCGTTCGAGGACCGGGACTGGGAATCGGTGATGATCGGTGGCCTGCCGCATTGGCGGCCACCCGCGTGGATCGACCAGGCCAGGACACCGGTACTGCATCACCGCATCACCCTCGCCAACAGACGCGAATAAGCCAGCGACCGGCATCGATCCAAGCTAGTACGCAAAGTCCTCGATCAACCAATTGTCGATCATTCTTAGACGCATGCCCAGTGAGCCTATTGCGACGTACTCTCGGACACTTGCCAGACCCGCATGAGCCCTTTAGCGATTTTTGCGATCGGTCGCGATGATGGGCAGCGGTTCGGAACGATGGGTCGAGGGCTCTTTTCAGGACTTGACAGCCCTTGCGCCGGCCGGTGCCGCTGCCGTGGGGATGGCGTTGTCGATGAGGACGGCCGCGATGGCGGCGGCGGTGGTGAACGCTTCGGTGTTGAGGACTCGGCCGCGGGCTGAGGCGCCGTCCAGGAGCAGCGCCAGTTGCTCGCCGAGCTGTTCGGGGTTGGTGGCTCCAGCCTCGCGTGCGGTGTCGGTGAGTCGGGCGGCAAAGTCGTTTTTGTAGTTGCGAGCGTGTACACGTGCTGGATGGCCCGGGTCCTGGATTTCCACGGCCGCCCCGATGAATGGGCACAGGGGCGCGCGCATGTCGAATACGGCGAGGAGGCGCTCGCGAGGTGTGAGGTCGGTGCGGTCGAAGACCTCGGGCAGGATGTCGGGATCGAATCGGCGTAGGCATTCGGCGACCAGCTCGTCTTTGCCGGTGAAGTGTTGGTAGAGCGTGCGCTTGGACACCTCAGCCGCCGCGCAGAGCTGGTCGATGCCGGTGCCGTTGATGCCTTGATCGCGGAACAGTTGTTGTGACGCGCTGAGGATGCGTTCGCGCGCGCCCCTGCCGCGGCGCAGGCCCCGCGGCCCCTTCTCCAATGCTGTCATTACCCCAGCGTAGCCCACTTGGGTACCGATCGGTGTGCATAGCTTGCGCACCGCATGCCGTGCTGTTACGTTAAGTACGCAGATCGGTGTACTTAGCACCGACATCGCGAATGAATGGACACCCGTCATGACCACAATCAGCATCATCGGCTCGGGCAACATGGCCGGCGCCATCGGCACCCGGGCGGCGAAGCACGGCCACACCGTCGAGATCATGAGCCGCAACACCGCCAAGGCTCAAGCCCTCGCCGACCAAATCGGTAAGGGAGCCACCGTCGGCACGTACGGCGCAACGCCGGCGGGTGACATCGTCATCGTGGCCGTCCTGTACGCCGGCGCGGTTGACGCGGTTGCGCAGTACGGGGATGCGCTGGCCGGGAAGATCCTCGTCGACATCACCAATCCGTTCAACGCCGACGCCAGCGGACTCGTGACTACCTCGGGCAACTCGGTGTCCGAGCAGATCGCCGCCGCCGCTCCCAAGGACGCGCACGTGGTGAAGGCACTGAACACGATCTTCGGCGGCGTCCTTGCTGCAGACAAACCAATGGACGTGTTCCTCGCAGGCGACAGCGCCGAGGCGAAGGCACGCGTCGCCGCGTTTCTGGAGAGCTTGGACCTGCGGGCGCTCGACGCAGGAGGGCTCGAGATGGCCCACGGCCTTGAATGGGCCGGCATCGTCCTGGTGGGCGTGGCACGCAGCGGCGCCGGGTTCGAGATCGCCTTGAGCGCCGCAGCCATCTGAAAATTCTCTCCCGGCTAAACATAGCCGCGGTCGTACTCGTCAACCGACTCCGCCGGCGGACGGTAAGCGCGAGATCTCATCGCGCTCCAAGGCGAACCTCGACTGGCACTTTGCCTGGTCAGCCGGCGCGGTTGGCGGCGTTGTACTGCTCGTCGCTAACCGGTTCCAGCCACGTGGTGGCATCGGCGGCCGGGGTTTCGTTGAGGATCGCGTAGTGGCACATCATGTTGTCGGCGGTGCCGCCGTGCCAGTGTTCCTCCCCGGCTGGGGTCCACACTGTGTCCCCGGCGCGCATGCGGATCACGGTGCCATCGCGGGTGGCGACCAGACCGATGCCATCGGTGCAATGCAGCAGCTGGCCGTTGGTGTGGGAGTGCCAGTGCGTGCGGGCGCCCGGCGTGAACCGGACTAGAGCGGTGACCAGGCGGGATGTGCCATCGCCGGTGAAAAGGGGGTTCATATAGACGTCGCCGGTGAAGTTCTTGGCGGGCGTCTTCACCGTCGCGGCGGCCGGTCGAAGTTCCATGGTGGTGCTCCTATTCAGCGAATTGTTGCAGGTTGATTCAGGCGGGATCGAGCCGTAGCGTGGTGCGCCGCGCCTCCGTGCTCGTGATCCGCTCGGTCGGGCCCGGCCACTGGCCGTACTTGATTCGGTACGCGGCGTCGAGCGTGTCGTCCAGGGCGTTGTCCGGCGTGTGGTCGGCTTCGACGAAGGACACGTCTCGCTGCAGACCACTGGCGCTGATCATGCCTTGATGCCGGGCTTGCACGCCTCGATACCAGGTCGCGTCCGGGCCATTTACCGACCGGACGTACAGAGCATCGTCGTGGCGTACGACCCACACGATTCGGGCGGGACGTAGAGTGCCGTCCCTACGTCGGGACGCGATCTTGATTTCGGTGTCGTCGACGGCGGCGAGCTCGGCGGCGGTCCACCGGTTGCCCTCAGGCATCGGGGATCTCGCGTCCGAAGTCTTCGAGCGTGACGGCTTCCGGTTCGGGGCCGCCACGGATGCCTGTGTCTAACTTGTCGAGTGCGTCGAGTTGCTCGCCGGTGAGGTCGAAGTCGAAGACGGCGAAGTTCTCGGTGATTCGGGCGGGCTTGGTGGACTTCGGAATCACCGAACGCCCGCGCTGCAACTGCCAGCGCAACATGACCTGCGCGGGCGTCTTACCGTGCTGCTCGCCGATGGCGGTGATGGTCTGGTCGTTGAAGGTGCTGCGCGTGGTGCCGTCGCCGCGGTAGGAGGTGATGCCACCAATAGGTGACCACGCCTGCGTGAGGATCTGGTGTTCGGCGTCCGCGGCCTGTACGTCGGGTTGGGTGAAGTACGGGTGCAGCTCGATCTGGTTGATCGCGGGCACGATCGACGTCGCATCCAGCAGGTCCCGTAAGTGTGTGCGCATGAAGTTGCTGACACCGATCGCGCGGACACGGCCATCAGCGAGAAGCTTCTCGAGGGCTCGGTAAGCGCCGATCGTACGGTCGAACGCGCTGGGAAGCGCCTGGTGCAAGATCAGCAGGTCGATCTGCTCGACGCCGAGCTTGCCGGCGCTCTTGTCGAACGCATGCAGCGTCTCTTCGTAGCCGTAGTCGGAGATCCACACCTTGGTCTCGATGAACATCTCCGAGCGATCGACGCCCGAGCGGCGGATTGCCTCGCCAACCTCGCGTTCGTTTCCATAAGCGGCCGCGGTATCGACGTGCCGGTAACCGGTGGCGATCGCGGCTTCGACTGCCTTCGTGGTTTCCTGCGGCGGGGTCTGAAAGACACCGAGACCGATCGCCGGGATTTCCACGCTGTTGTTCAGGGTGAATGTGGGGATCATAATGTGCAGCTCCATATCTAGTGAGTGCTCTGTGCGATGCCGCCGGCGAGATGCGCGGCCTTTACGGTGATGGGTTTGGTGGATGGCGTTGTCATGGCGTGACCGCGACCTTCAGTGCTTGCCGGTCTGCCATCGCCTGATAGCCGGCGGGTACGCCCGCGAGATCGACGGTGCGATCGAAGACCTTGCCTGGCTCAATCGTGCCGTCCAGGACGTCGGGCAACAGCTGCTCGAGATAGGCGCGGGCAGGTGCGACCCCGCCGGTAAGCGTGAGGTTGCGCGCGATCATGTCCATGCCGATCGGTCCCTCGGTGTACTGCGGGACTCCGACGCGACTGACGTATCCGCCGTCGCGGACCGCGCCGAATGCGGTCTCAAGGGCATCCGCGTGACCGACGCACTCAAGGACGGCGTCGACACCATTCCCGCCGGTCAGGTCCCGGACTAGTGCGGTGGCCTCGCTGCCGCGTTCGGTGACGACATCGGTGGCCCCGAACTCACGTCCCACGTCAGTGCGCACCGTGTGCCGTCCGATCAGGATGATGCGCTCGGCGCCAAGGCGACGCGCGGCGAGCACTGCGGACAAGCCGACCGCGCCATCGCCGACGACGGCGACCGTGCTGCCGTTGCCGACGTGGCCGCAGACGGCGGCGTGATGGCCGGTACAGAACACGTCGGTAAGGGTGAGCAGAGATGGCATCAGCGACGAGTCCGGCGCGACGTTGAGCTTGACGAGAGTCCCTGCCGCCTGCGGAACTCGGACTGCCTCGCCCTGGCCTCCGTCGTTGGCGTGGCCGTAGCCGCCACCGTGTCGGCACGAGGAGGTCAGGCCGCGGCGACAGTAGTCACACGTGTTGTCCTGCCATAGGAACGGGGAGATCACCAGGTCACCGCGCTGCAGCGTAGTGATGGCCGAGCCGAGGTCTTCGACGACGCCGATGAACTCGTGACCCATGCGCTGCGGTGCGGAATCGGCAGGTTTGGAGCCGTACGGCCACAAGTCACTGCCGCAGATCGCGGCACCGGTGACGCGGACGACCGCATCGGTAGGGGCGTCGATCGAGGCGTCGGGGACGTGCTCGATTCGGACGTCGCC
This region includes:
- a CDS encoding TetR/AcrR family transcriptional regulator, producing MTALEKGPRGLRRGRGARERILSASQQLFRDQGINGTGIDQLCAAAEVSKRTLYQHFTGKDELVAECLRRFDPDILPEVFDRTDLTPRERLLAVFDMRAPLCPFIGAAVEIQDPGHPARVHARNYKNDFAARLTDTAREAGATNPEQLGEQLALLLDGASARGRVLNTEAFTTAAAIAAVLIDNAIPTAAAPAGARAVKS
- a CDS encoding NADPH-dependent F420 reductase translates to MTTISIIGSGNMAGAIGTRAAKHGHTVEIMSRNTAKAQALADQIGKGATVGTYGATPAGDIVIVAVLYAGAVDAVAQYGDALAGKILVDITNPFNADASGLVTTSGNSVSEQIAAAAPKDAHVVKALNTIFGGVLAADKPMDVFLAGDSAEAKARVAAFLESLDLRALDAGGLEMAHGLEWAGIVLVGVARSGAGFEIALSAAAI
- a CDS encoding cupin domain-containing protein, translating into MELRPAAATVKTPAKNFTGDVYMNPLFTGDGTSRLVTALVRFTPGARTHWHSHTNGQLLHCTDGIGLVATRDGTVIRMRAGDTVWTPAGEEHWHGGTADNMMCHYAILNETPAADATTWLEPVSDEQYNAANRAG
- a CDS encoding DUF2255 family protein, translating into MPEGNRWTAAELAAVDDTEIKIASRRRDGTLRPARIVWVVRHDDALYVRSVNGPDATWYRGVQARHQGMISASGLQRDVSFVEADHTPDNALDDTLDAAYRIKYGQWPGPTERITSTEARRTTLRLDPA
- a CDS encoding aldo/keto reductase, coding for MIPTFTLNNSVEIPAIGLGVFQTPPQETTKAVEAAIATGYRHVDTAAAYGNEREVGEAIRRSGVDRSEMFIETKVWISDYGYEETLHAFDKSAGKLGVEQIDLLILHQALPSAFDRTIGAYRALEKLLADGRVRAIGVSNFMRTHLRDLLDATSIVPAINQIELHPYFTQPDVQAADAEHQILTQAWSPIGGITSYRGDGTTRSTFNDQTITAIGEQHGKTPAQVMLRWQLQRGRSVIPKSTKPARITENFAVFDFDLTGEQLDALDKLDTGIRGGPEPEAVTLEDFGREIPDA
- a CDS encoding zinc-binding dehydrogenase encodes the protein MRATVMYGAGDVRIEHVPDASIDAPTDAVVRVTGAAICGSDLWPYGSKPADSAPQRMGHEFIGVVEDLGSAITTLQRGDLVISPFLWQDNTCDYCRRGLTSSCRHGGGYGHANDGGQGEAVRVPQAAGTLVKLNVAPDSSLMPSLLTLTDVFCTGHHAAVCGHVGNGSTVAVVGDGAVGLSAVLAARRLGAERIILIGRHTVRTDVGREFGATDVVTERGSEATALVRDLTGGNGVDAVLECVGHADALETAFGAVRDGGYVSRVGVPQYTEGPIGMDMIARNLTLTGGVAPARAYLEQLLPDVLDGTIEPGKVFDRTVDLAGVPAGYQAMADRQALKVAVTP